In a genomic window of Halobiforma lacisalsi AJ5:
- a CDS encoding lipopolysaccharide biosynthesis protein has product MSSELREEPRGEEQDGADPGAEPETETEPRTDVAPDEREALLTIAHGAVVTSGGVSVQRGLVAATEFVLARGLGPVAYGVYALAWRIAQLLVRLVTFGSVPTLQRYVPAFEDDPARRSRVAGLAYATTTGFGLAIAAAVWVLAPRIDAATVDHPSFPPAMRLFGVLVLLLGVLMIYAALFRAVGSARGEVIFNKLLRPAVRLVGALVALALGYSVVGVAGAFVACAAALVIVGFPATTSATGIRPRLRGARAEVRRFYDHAAPVAMSSLGKVFQNRVDILLVGALLSATAAGVYNVVLVLISIAWIPLLSFNQLLPPVASELHSSDRMETLNAVYSSVTRLIVTAVVPVLAVQAVFGRELLALFGATYARGYLPLVVYLGGVFVGSAVGATGWLLMMTDHQYARMALDWLLAALNVTLTYAFVSAFGLVGAALGTSLAIAVQNSLQVLLLRRFEGLWPFDATYLKPLGGGVVMAGAMLGVRSAADGAPAVAVGMVVGLLAYVATLHLLGVDPRDRLVVSELAVRYREDLVGIMSRYRA; this is encoded by the coding sequence GTGAGCAGCGAGTTACGCGAGGAGCCGAGAGGAGAAGAGCAGGACGGGGCGGATCCGGGAGCCGAGCCCGAGACCGAGACCGAGCCACGCACGGACGTTGCCCCCGACGAGCGCGAGGCCCTGCTGACGATCGCCCACGGCGCGGTCGTCACCTCCGGCGGCGTCTCCGTCCAGCGCGGGCTGGTCGCCGCGACGGAGTTCGTCCTCGCGCGGGGGCTCGGCCCCGTCGCGTACGGCGTGTACGCGCTCGCCTGGCGGATCGCACAGTTGCTCGTTCGGCTGGTCACGTTCGGGAGCGTACCGACCCTCCAGCGGTACGTGCCCGCGTTCGAGGACGATCCCGCGCGGCGGTCGCGGGTCGCAGGACTGGCCTACGCCACCACGACGGGCTTTGGCCTGGCCATCGCCGCGGCGGTGTGGGTCCTCGCGCCGCGGATCGACGCGGCCACGGTCGACCACCCATCGTTCCCGCCGGCGATGCGGCTGTTCGGCGTTCTCGTCCTGTTGCTCGGCGTCCTGATGATCTACGCCGCGCTCTTTCGCGCCGTCGGTTCGGCTCGCGGTGAGGTGATCTTCAACAAACTCCTCCGACCGGCGGTGCGGCTGGTCGGCGCGCTCGTCGCCCTCGCGCTCGGCTACTCCGTCGTCGGCGTCGCCGGCGCGTTCGTCGCGTGTGCCGCCGCCCTCGTCATCGTCGGGTTTCCGGCGACGACGAGCGCGACCGGCATTCGGCCGCGGCTCAGGGGCGCGCGGGCCGAAGTCCGCCGGTTCTACGATCACGCGGCGCCGGTAGCGATGAGCAGCCTCGGGAAGGTGTTCCAGAACCGCGTCGACATCCTGCTCGTCGGCGCGCTACTCTCGGCGACGGCTGCGGGGGTCTACAACGTCGTCCTCGTGTTGATCTCGATCGCGTGGATCCCCCTGCTCTCGTTCAATCAGCTGTTGCCCCCGGTCGCCTCCGAACTCCACTCGAGCGACAGGATGGAGACGCTCAACGCGGTCTACTCGTCGGTGACCCGTCTCATCGTCACCGCCGTCGTTCCGGTCCTGGCGGTCCAGGCGGTGTTCGGCAGGGAACTGCTGGCGCTGTTCGGGGCGACCTACGCCCGGGGATACCTCCCGCTGGTCGTCTACCTCGGCGGCGTGTTCGTCGGCAGCGCCGTCGGAGCGACTGGCTGGCTCCTGATGATGACGGACCACCAGTACGCCCGGATGGCCCTCGACTGGCTGCTCGCGGCGTTGAACGTCACGCTGACCTACGCGTTCGTTTCGGCGTTCGGACTCGTCGGCGCGGCGCTTGGCACCTCGCTCGCGATCGCCGTCCAGAACTCGTTGCAGGTCCTGTTGCTCCGTCGGTTCGAGGGGCTGTGGCCGTTCGACGCCACGTACCTCAAGCCGCTGGGGGGCGGCGTCGTCATGGCCGGAGCGATGCTCGGCGTGCGGTCGGCGGCGGACGGAGCGCCCGCCGTTGCAGTGGGGATGGTCGTCGGGCTCCTCGCCTACGTGGCGACGTTGCACCTGTTAGGGGTCGATCCCCGCGATCGGCTCGTCGTCAGCGAACTCGCCGTCCGTTACCGCGAGGACCTCGTCGGGATAATGTCACGGTACCGGGCGTAG
- a CDS encoding alpha/beta fold hydrolase yields the protein MPLVSDLDAEYDVVAYDARGHGLSDAPPTGYSVADRIDDLLGLLEELGLESPVLLGHSTGGNTVMAAGARRPERPHAIVAIDPAGLLDLEPDPKVRERRTRERIEEWHELSVEELLSVEEGLQDLVATGNERLARLLTRARQRVHPRAAAVTRHGFADPEEIYPEIAAPTLVLRADGDERQRERDRTRCARLPNGRLYHVDGAGHTVVRDAREEATRAVLEFLDEVP from the coding sequence CTGCCGCTCGTCTCGGACCTCGACGCCGAGTACGACGTCGTCGCGTACGACGCCCGCGGTCACGGGCTGTCGGACGCGCCGCCGACGGGGTACTCGGTCGCGGACAGAATCGACGACCTCCTCGGGCTCCTCGAGGAACTCGGCCTCGAGTCGCCGGTCCTCCTGGGTCACTCGACCGGCGGGAACACGGTCATGGCGGCTGGGGCTCGCCGGCCCGAGCGACCGCACGCGATCGTGGCGATCGATCCCGCCGGCCTGCTCGATCTCGAGCCGGACCCGAAGGTGCGCGAGCGTCGCACTCGCGAGCGGATCGAGGAGTGGCACGAGCTGTCGGTCGAGGAGTTGCTTTCCGTCGAGGAGGGTCTCCAGGACCTCGTAGCGACGGGCAACGAACGACTCGCACGGCTGCTCACACGTGCCCGACAGCGCGTGCATCCCCGCGCCGCCGCGGTCACCCGTCACGGGTTCGCCGATCCCGAGGAAATCTATCCGGAGATCGCTGCCCCGACGCTGGTCCTCCGTGCGGACGGCGACGAACGACAGCGGGAGCGCGACCGAACCCGGTGTGCCCGCCTTCCGAACGGTCGTCTCTATCACGTCGACGGGGCGGGCCATACGGTCGTGCGTGACGCTCGCGAGGAAGCAACTCGAGCCGTCCTGGAGTTTCTCGACGAGGTACCGTAG